A single region of the Microbulbifer sp. MKSA007 genome encodes:
- a CDS encoding DUF2092 domain-containing protein, which translates to MLAFQPFGGLARALILAATVALAPAIVAQNPTPPPQSDSTGSQGQTPPPGHPTQSTDDSNPPQPPGQMQQGKPPQGQMGAMESNEPLDPKAMATLKRMGDYLASLKMMMFNADIFTEVVLENQEKLLIGGTVKYMAMPPKQLRVDLKTDSITRQFIHNGDKFTVIAPRDGYFAEMEAPQPTAEVLTKAAKDYGIEIPFADLLEWGRKENVWSGIKEGFLVNRPMVDGQKTEHWAFRSENLDWEIWIKAGDKPLPLRISTVNTRDPAKPRFIATLKWMEAKPGAAGQFTPSIDKLKQIQFKKAEPNKEATP; encoded by the coding sequence ATGCTTGCTTTTCAACCCTTTGGTGGCTTGGCTAGGGCGCTGATTCTTGCAGCGACGGTGGCATTAGCCCCTGCGATTGTCGCTCAAAACCCGACACCACCCCCGCAATCCGATAGCACTGGCTCCCAAGGCCAAACCCCGCCACCAGGGCACCCCACTCAATCGACCGATGACAGCAATCCCCCCCAGCCACCAGGGCAAATGCAGCAAGGCAAACCTCCTCAAGGCCAAATGGGGGCCATGGAATCAAACGAGCCCCTAGACCCCAAGGCGATGGCAACCTTGAAACGAATGGGTGACTACCTCGCCAGCCTCAAAATGATGATGTTTAACGCCGATATATTCACTGAGGTCGTTCTGGAGAATCAGGAAAAGCTCCTGATTGGCGGTACCGTCAAATACATGGCAATGCCACCCAAGCAACTGCGTGTAGACCTGAAAACAGATTCTATTACCCGTCAATTCATTCACAATGGCGACAAGTTCACCGTGATTGCTCCCCGCGATGGTTACTTCGCAGAAATGGAAGCACCCCAGCCTACAGCGGAAGTTTTAACCAAAGCCGCCAAGGATTACGGCATTGAGATTCCTTTTGCCGACCTCCTCGAATGGGGAAGGAAGGAAAATGTTTGGTCCGGTATCAAAGAAGGCTTTCTGGTAAATCGGCCTATGGTTGACGGCCAAAAAACCGAGCACTGGGCATTTCGCTCTGAAAACCTGGACTGGGAAATCTGGATCAAGGCTGGTGACAAGCCTCTGCCCCTGCGTATTTCAACAGTAAACACCCGCGACCCCGCCAAGCCGCGCTTTATTGCCACCTTGAAATGGATGGAAGCCAAACCTGGTGCCGCCGGGCAATTTACCCCTTCCATCGACAAGCTCAAGCAGATTCAGTTTAAGAAGGCGGAACCCAATAAGGAGGCCACACCATGA
- a CDS encoding methyltransferase domain-containing protein: protein MHDLVQDYYGRQLKNSSDLKTNACCDPSDMPEWLKPLLSNIHPDVLSRYYGCGLVCPPLLEGCRVLDLGCGSGRDIYLLSQLVGPKGEVVGVDMTEEQLAVARQHQAHHADKFGYDNVRFLHGYIEKLEELELEPESFDVIISNCVVNLSTDKDAVLKGLFRLLKQGGEFYFSDVYADRRIPPAISSDPELFGECLGGALYWNDFLEIAQGSGFRDPRLVESRPLLITNPTLAQRCRSIRFFSATYRLFKLAQLEKDCEDYGQAVIYKGTLPGSADQFVLDGHHIIETGRVFPVCGNTWRMLAETRLAPHFEFIGDFSRHFGLFPGCGKEMPFASDTPEADQSSTQCC from the coding sequence ATGCACGATTTAGTACAGGACTACTACGGACGCCAACTAAAGAACTCTTCAGACCTGAAGACCAATGCCTGTTGTGATCCCAGCGATATGCCAGAGTGGCTAAAACCATTGCTGTCCAATATTCATCCCGATGTCCTATCCCGCTATTACGGCTGTGGACTTGTCTGCCCTCCACTTTTGGAAGGCTGCCGGGTACTGGATCTTGGCTGTGGCTCAGGCCGGGATATTTACTTGCTCTCCCAGTTGGTAGGTCCAAAAGGTGAAGTAGTTGGTGTCGATATGACGGAAGAGCAGTTGGCTGTGGCCAGGCAGCACCAAGCCCATCACGCCGACAAGTTTGGCTATGACAATGTCCGCTTCCTGCACGGCTACATCGAAAAGCTGGAGGAACTGGAATTAGAGCCTGAAAGCTTTGATGTGATCATTTCCAATTGTGTGGTTAACCTCTCCACAGACAAAGATGCTGTTCTCAAAGGCTTGTTCCGGCTGCTGAAACAAGGGGGAGAATTTTACTTCTCCGATGTCTATGCCGACCGCCGCATTCCCCCCGCAATTAGCTCTGACCCCGAACTGTTTGGCGAGTGTCTTGGGGGCGCACTCTACTGGAATGACTTTCTGGAAATTGCTCAGGGCAGCGGCTTCCGCGATCCACGCCTGGTGGAGAGTCGGCCATTACTTATCACCAACCCAACCCTGGCCCAGCGCTGTAGATCAATTCGATTTTTTTCCGCCACTTATCGATTGTTCAAATTAGCGCAACTGGAAAAAGACTGTGAGGATTACGGCCAAGCAGTGATTTACAAAGGCACACTACCGGGCTCTGCCGATCAATTCGTTCTCGATGGACACCACATTATTGAGACCGGACGAGTATTCCCTGTGTGCGGTAATACTTGGAGAATGCTCGCAGAGACCCGTCTCGCACCCCACTTCGAGTTTATTGGCGATTTTTCGCGGCACTTTGGCCTGTTTCCCGGCTGCGGCAAGGAAATGCCATTTGCCAGCGACACTCCCGAAGCGGATCAATCGAGTACCCAGTGCTGTTAA
- a CDS encoding zf-HC2 domain-containing protein, with translation MMKTCREATKLMSESQERDLLISEKASLKLHLAVCTPCRNFGKQMKTLRHITKSYAQGGPEKADNEK, from the coding sequence ATGATGAAGACCTGCCGGGAAGCCACGAAGCTGATGTCTGAGTCCCAGGAGAGGGACCTGCTCATTTCCGAGAAGGCGAGCCTGAAGTTACATCTGGCGGTTTGCACACCTTGCCGCAATTTCGGCAAGCAGATGAAGACCCTCAGGCATATCACCAAATCTTATGCTCAGGGTGGCCCCGAGAAAGCTGACAACGAAAAATAG
- the egtD gene encoding L-histidine N(alpha)-methyltransferase yields MKAAVSSMQESSQQDHEFLNDVLRGLAGDQKTLPCKYLYDELGSQLFEKICDVDDYYLTRTEAKIFSQYLPDIAEEIGPGALLVEPGAGNCEKVEGLLHLLKSPSGYYPIDISPEILYLAGQRIKKGLPHISIWPEVGDFTQAEVWDNLSNIESKKRVVFFPGSTIGNFEPDRAEQLLETFAANLRAGDGLLIGTDLVKDSVVLERAYHDSEHITEQFNKNLLQRINSELGGNFDLSSFSHRAFYQPLRQRVEMHLVSLRDQSVAIAGEQIVFSEGETIHTENSHKYKVSSFNTLLMKGGFKPVRHWTDSSESYAIHYAQAI; encoded by the coding sequence GTGAAAGCAGCCGTATCATCGATGCAGGAAAGTTCACAACAAGACCATGAATTTCTCAATGATGTGTTACGGGGGTTGGCCGGAGATCAGAAAACACTACCGTGTAAATACCTATACGACGAACTTGGCTCTCAGTTATTCGAGAAAATATGTGATGTAGACGATTATTATTTAACCCGTACTGAGGCGAAGATATTCAGTCAGTATCTACCGGATATTGCTGAGGAAATTGGCCCAGGGGCGCTACTGGTGGAGCCCGGTGCAGGCAACTGCGAAAAAGTAGAGGGCCTACTGCATCTATTAAAAAGCCCTAGCGGATACTATCCCATCGATATTTCCCCGGAGATTCTCTATCTGGCGGGGCAACGAATTAAAAAAGGCTTACCTCATATTTCTATCTGGCCGGAAGTGGGTGACTTTACTCAAGCCGAAGTATGGGACAATCTGTCGAATATTGAGTCAAAAAAACGTGTGGTGTTTTTTCCTGGTTCGACAATTGGAAACTTTGAGCCGGATAGGGCGGAGCAATTGCTGGAGACGTTTGCGGCAAATTTGAGAGCGGGAGACGGCCTGCTTATCGGAACTGATTTAGTTAAAGATTCAGTTGTGCTGGAGAGGGCGTATCACGATAGTGAGCATATTACGGAGCAGTTTAACAAGAACCTCCTGCAACGAATTAACAGTGAGTTGGGAGGCAACTTTGATTTGTCATCTTTCTCTCATCGCGCCTTCTATCAGCCATTGCGACAACGCGTAGAAATGCATTTAGTTAGCCTCCGGGATCAAAGCGTCGCAATCGCTGGGGAACAAATCGTCTTTTCGGAAGGGGAGACTATTCATACCGAGAATAGCCATAAATATAAAGTGAGTAGTTTTAATACCCTGTTGATGAAAGGCGGCTTTAAACCTGTTCGCCACTGGACTGATTCCTCTGAATCTTATGCTATTCACTATGCCCAGGCTATCTAG
- a CDS encoding SLC13 family permease: MSISLTVSAIIFILIAVRQWLPSAVRIWHIMTLGAVALLALRQITLKDAFFAVDWDLILYLFSVFSIASALYDTGISAQISRRILSRKNPNTILASYVLIMAVCAALLTNDAAAVIGVPIALLMARDMNWGVVPLLILLCATVTIGSMISPVGNPQNILIANAGQFDNMFLVFAEWIFIPAAITMLLSILWLKRFLKVDEPSHNVGIQHREDNEIAQKWPPLLSAALLVILIALGSVLHNVEGIYHPTLGQIGLVACSPIYLASHERRRILREVDWPTLFFFISMFIVTGSLLKSGSLQFFLHKSGINLAEPETVTFVSFFASQLFSNVPVVEIYLNLLHEHDTQTLMMLSAISTVAGNLFIISAASNVIVLQQAEKFGVQPFNFWQFFLLMLPVSVISVAASYLYIIWYSSLQT; encoded by the coding sequence ATGTCTATCAGCTTAACCGTTTCGGCAATCATCTTTATCCTAATAGCCGTGCGCCAATGGCTACCATCTGCCGTTCGTATCTGGCACATCATGACCCTTGGCGCAGTAGCACTTTTGGCCTTGAGGCAAATCACACTTAAAGATGCATTCTTTGCAGTGGATTGGGACTTAATCCTCTACTTATTCTCTGTATTTTCGATTGCATCCGCTCTGTACGACACAGGGATTTCAGCACAAATCAGCAGGCGAATACTCTCCCGTAAAAACCCCAATACCATACTGGCAAGCTATGTCCTGATCATGGCCGTCTGCGCCGCCCTTCTCACCAATGATGCTGCAGCAGTGATTGGTGTACCCATCGCTCTATTGATGGCTCGGGATATGAACTGGGGTGTTGTACCCCTACTTATTTTACTTTGTGCCACCGTAACGATCGGCAGCATGATCTCCCCAGTCGGCAACCCACAAAATATCTTGATTGCCAACGCAGGGCAGTTTGACAATATGTTTCTGGTATTTGCCGAGTGGATCTTTATCCCGGCAGCAATCACCATGCTGCTGTCGATTCTTTGGTTAAAAAGGTTTCTTAAAGTTGACGAACCCAGTCACAATGTAGGCATTCAGCATCGAGAGGACAATGAGATAGCACAAAAATGGCCACCTCTATTGTCGGCAGCCCTTCTGGTAATTCTAATTGCATTAGGCAGTGTACTTCATAACGTAGAAGGTATTTACCACCCAACCTTGGGTCAAATAGGCTTGGTCGCCTGCTCACCCATTTATCTGGCGAGTCATGAAAGAAGAAGAATACTGAGAGAAGTAGACTGGCCCACCCTCTTTTTCTTTATTTCTATGTTTATTGTGACCGGCTCACTACTCAAGTCCGGATCACTACAGTTTTTTCTGCACAAGAGCGGGATTAATCTGGCTGAACCTGAAACCGTAACTTTTGTCAGTTTTTTTGCCAGCCAACTGTTTTCCAATGTTCCCGTAGTGGAAATCTACCTGAATCTGCTACATGAACACGACACTCAAACACTTATGATGCTATCAGCCATATCTACAGTTGCTGGTAACCTATTTATAATCAGCGCAGCCAGCAATGTAATAGTGCTGCAGCAGGCGGAAAAATTTGGTGTGCAACCATTTAACTTCTGGCAGTTCTTTTTATTGATGTTGCCGGTAAGTGTTATCAGTGTGGCAGCGAGTTATCTCTATATTATTTGGTACAGCTCGCTACAGACCTAA
- a CDS encoding DUF411 domain-containing protein, whose product MAKIRQQWGVPRGMEGCHTAVWHNKYVFEGHVPVKHILQFISSPPEDGIGLLVPGMPVGSPGMEVDGKFEPYNIYLLLEGGDYRPFVRVEKPQS is encoded by the coding sequence ATGGCCAAAATTCGGCAGCAATGGGGTGTTCCTCGGGGGATGGAGGGTTGCCATACGGCGGTGTGGCACAACAAATATGTTTTTGAAGGCCATGTTCCCGTCAAACATATCCTGCAATTTATTTCCTCTCCTCCAGAGGATGGAATCGGTCTATTAGTACCCGGGATGCCCGTTGGTAGCCCAGGAATGGAAGTGGATGGAAAGTTTGAACCTTACAATATTTATCTGCTGCTGGAAGGGGGAGACTATCGCCCCTTTGTCCGAGTCGAGAAGCCCCAGAGTTAG
- a CDS encoding RNA polymerase factor sigma-70 has product MSDHLAPSASTASAEDSLQNSQFLVDLRQQMLRFASLQLQDTQLAEDAVQEALMGALKNSRSFSGRSALKTWVFAILKNKIADILRQRQRFVDADQLVRGDREEYDHDELFDQTGHWQKDEKPKRWADPESAIHDKHFWRIFEACLSHLPSRQAQIFMMREFIELESHEICAAMEITVSNLNVTLHRARLRLRECLEDNWFGVEK; this is encoded by the coding sequence TTGAGCGATCACCTAGCTCCCAGTGCTTCGACAGCCTCCGCCGAGGATTCCTTACAGAATTCGCAGTTCCTGGTGGATTTGCGCCAGCAGATGCTGCGTTTTGCCAGTTTGCAGTTGCAGGATACACAGCTGGCTGAGGATGCTGTTCAGGAAGCATTGATGGGTGCCCTAAAGAACTCGCGCAGCTTTTCCGGTCGCTCGGCTTTGAAGACCTGGGTCTTCGCCATTCTCAAGAACAAGATTGCCGACATATTGCGACAGAGACAGCGCTTCGTAGATGCGGATCAATTGGTTCGTGGGGACAGGGAAGAATATGATCACGATGAGCTGTTTGATCAGACGGGGCACTGGCAGAAGGATGAAAAGCCCAAACGCTGGGCTGATCCTGAGTCGGCAATTCACGATAAGCATTTCTGGCGGATCTTTGAGGCCTGTCTCAGCCATCTTCCCTCGCGCCAAGCGCAGATCTTTATGATGAGGGAATTTATTGAGCTGGAAAGCCATGAGATCTGTGCTGCCATGGAGATTACCGTTAGCAATTTAAATGTCACATTGCACAGGGCGCGCCTTCGCTTGCGCGAGTGTCTGGAAGATAACTGGTTTGGTGTGGAGAAGTGA
- a CDS encoding hydrolase produces MVNSFSPAPGLGNRHIQTVFSRFHRATPWIETDCRWYETPDGDRLSLHFPRPLRNDPDYPLVLILHGLGGSVESPYVQGLMETLLAYHYQVAVMHFRGCGGVPNKLPRAYHSGDTEDPRWLVSELKKQFPLMTIAVVGFSLGGNVVLKMLGEDGGRGQVAAGIAVSAPMDLHACSRYINTGISHLYERHLISGLRLSLLHKAKDPQLAAALPDLNCSEDFVDFRHFDNAFTAPLHGFRDVDEYYTQASSKPLLKDIRTPTLIINAVDDPFICPSAIPVTSEVSSAVDLAVSDRGGHVGFIDGTVWSPSYWLEKKIPYFLGAVVGFPKGAR; encoded by the coding sequence ATGGTTAATTCTTTTTCTCCAGCCCCAGGCCTTGGCAATCGACATATTCAGACCGTATTCAGTCGTTTTCACCGCGCCACCCCCTGGATTGAGACAGATTGCCGCTGGTACGAAACGCCTGATGGCGATCGCCTTTCTTTGCATTTTCCCAGGCCGCTACGCAATGATCCCGATTATCCTCTGGTATTGATACTTCACGGTTTGGGAGGTTCGGTAGAGTCGCCCTATGTGCAGGGGCTGATGGAAACCCTTCTGGCATACCATTATCAGGTCGCTGTAATGCATTTTCGAGGTTGTGGTGGTGTGCCTAACAAGTTGCCGAGGGCCTATCACAGTGGTGACACTGAAGATCCTCGCTGGCTGGTTAGTGAACTTAAGAAACAGTTTCCATTAATGACGATTGCCGTGGTTGGCTTCTCATTGGGCGGAAATGTTGTTCTGAAAATGTTAGGTGAAGATGGTGGCCGCGGGCAGGTAGCCGCTGGGATTGCTGTCTCGGCGCCAATGGACCTCCATGCCTGTAGTCGCTACATCAACACTGGTATATCCCACCTTTATGAGCGCCACCTGATTAGCGGGCTTCGTTTGAGCCTGCTTCATAAGGCGAAAGACCCACAGTTGGCTGCGGCCTTACCCGATCTCAATTGCAGTGAGGACTTTGTCGATTTCAGGCATTTCGACAATGCTTTCACTGCGCCGTTACATGGTTTTCGTGATGTGGATGAGTATTACACCCAGGCATCCAGTAAGCCTTTACTCAAAGATATTCGCACGCCGACTTTGATTATCAACGCCGTTGATGATCCTTTTATTTGTCCATCAGCGATACCTGTAACCAGCGAAGTTAGTTCTGCTGTCGATTTGGCGGTGAGTGATCGAGGGGGGCATGTAGGGTTTATAGATGGGACGGTATGGAGCCCCAGTTATTGGCTGGAGAAAAAAATACCCTACTTTTTGGGGGCAGTCGTTGGGTTTCCAAAGGGAGCCCGTTAG
- the egtB gene encoding ergothioneine biosynthesis protein EgtB gives MSQLITNMAIHVGEVTLEEVQHQLLSDYQKVRAETEDLALPLSPEDMQLQSMPDASPTKWHLAHTSWFFETFILANRLRGYQTFNPHFNHLFNSYYNSLGTPFARPNRGLISRPDSAQVYEYRKFIDDSMHRMLSEYPIPENLAALVQLGLNHEQQHQELILTDIKHALSTNPMAPAYRDMFPEDEDGALEPLRWLSIPKDLYGIGSDGDAFCFDNEGPEHQQFIDDFVIASRLVTNGEYLEFIEDGGYEQHRLWLSDGWLHLQKNQQKHPSYWRLNSDGWHQYSLYGLLPLNPAEPVCHLSFYEADAFATWAGKRLPTEFEWEAAACHLRQPNQMASANFLEKRHFRPLQAQRGQTQFLGDLWEWTSSAYLPYRGFRAREDAVGEYNGKFMCNQKVLRGGSFATPADHIRISYRNFFYPHQSWQFTGIRLAGD, from the coding sequence GTGTCGCAGTTGATTACTAATATGGCAATACACGTCGGTGAAGTAACTTTAGAGGAAGTACAACATCAACTTCTCAGTGATTACCAGAAAGTTCGTGCAGAGACAGAGGATCTTGCGTTGCCGTTATCCCCGGAGGATATGCAGCTACAGTCTATGCCGGATGCCAGTCCTACCAAATGGCATTTAGCACATACGAGCTGGTTCTTTGAGACCTTTATCCTTGCCAACCGGTTGCGGGGATATCAAACATTTAACCCACACTTCAACCACCTGTTCAACTCTTACTACAACAGTTTGGGTACCCCCTTTGCACGCCCTAACAGGGGGCTAATTTCGCGTCCGGATAGTGCCCAGGTTTATGAATATCGAAAGTTTATCGATGACTCCATGCACCGGATGCTCAGTGAGTACCCGATTCCTGAAAATTTGGCCGCGTTGGTCCAGCTGGGGTTGAATCATGAGCAGCAGCACCAGGAATTGATATTGACCGATATCAAGCATGCGCTGTCAACTAACCCCATGGCACCGGCATACAGGGATATGTTTCCTGAAGATGAAGACGGGGCGCTGGAACCTTTGCGATGGTTGAGCATACCCAAGGACCTCTATGGGATAGGGAGTGATGGGGATGCTTTCTGCTTTGATAATGAAGGCCCTGAGCATCAGCAGTTTATCGATGACTTTGTGATTGCCTCCCGATTGGTTACCAATGGCGAGTATCTTGAATTTATAGAGGATGGTGGCTATGAACAGCATCGGCTGTGGCTTTCGGATGGTTGGCTGCATTTGCAGAAAAATCAGCAAAAGCACCCATCCTATTGGCGGCTGAACAGTGATGGTTGGCATCAGTACTCCCTCTATGGGTTGCTACCCTTAAATCCAGCTGAGCCTGTCTGCCATCTTTCTTTCTATGAGGCAGATGCTTTCGCAACCTGGGCTGGAAAACGATTGCCTACTGAATTTGAATGGGAGGCAGCTGCTTGCCATTTACGCCAGCCGAATCAGATGGCATCAGCTAATTTCCTGGAAAAACGTCACTTTAGGCCATTGCAGGCGCAGCGGGGGCAAACGCAGTTCTTAGGGGATTTGTGGGAGTGGACTTCCAGCGCTTACTTACCTTATCGGGGCTTCAGAGCCCGGGAGGATGCAGTAGGGGAGTACAACGGAAAGTTTATGTGTAACCAAAAGGTTCTTCGCGGTGGATCTTTTGCAACCCCGGCTGACCATATCCGGATCAGTTACCGCAACTTCTTTTATCCACACCAGTCGTGGCAATTTACCGGTATCCGTTTGGCAGGAGACTAA
- a CDS encoding TolC family protein — protein MSSVIELGGKRQARIDVVNAQRDLLIADEQATALDVLAEVVRGYAQVLAAAELLILEKEKVSLAQEALDAVTTRVNAAASPIAERMRAESALANAILAAEAQERMLSYYKYALSALWGQPTQDFAVDSSVLFRFEPNASFDVLYERAQENPSIARFASEERLRASHLHLTQAKSIPDIGWYAGYRNDKEDDENAVVVGFNVPLFTGRRNRGKEISAMAELEQVQLDREAALLKLYPQLFLAVTSREQALAIVDEMQNTVIPTLRKALSEVDRAYRRGRYSYVELISAREELLDAERSRIVAARSVHVYGAEIERLTARPLGVVAVESSR, from the coding sequence TTGTCATCAGTTATTGAGTTGGGGGGCAAACGCCAGGCTCGAATCGATGTTGTCAATGCTCAGCGGGACCTCTTAATTGCCGATGAGCAAGCGACAGCACTGGATGTCTTGGCCGAGGTGGTTCGTGGCTATGCGCAAGTACTCGCTGCCGCAGAATTACTGATTCTGGAAAAAGAGAAGGTCTCGCTGGCGCAAGAAGCGTTGGACGCTGTAACTACAAGGGTCAATGCTGCTGCGTCCCCCATAGCTGAACGCATGCGGGCTGAGTCTGCACTGGCGAATGCCATTTTGGCCGCCGAGGCACAGGAGCGAATGCTGAGCTACTACAAGTACGCACTATCCGCGCTGTGGGGGCAACCTACCCAGGACTTTGCAGTTGACTCCAGCGTGCTCTTCCGATTTGAGCCAAATGCCAGCTTTGATGTTCTGTACGAGCGGGCTCAGGAAAACCCTTCTATTGCCCGTTTTGCCTCTGAAGAGCGCTTGCGCGCATCTCACCTGCATCTGACACAAGCGAAGTCGATACCTGATATTGGTTGGTATGCAGGCTATCGGAACGACAAAGAAGATGATGAGAATGCTGTCGTTGTTGGCTTTAACGTGCCGCTTTTTACCGGGCGACGTAATCGGGGTAAAGAGATTTCTGCAATGGCTGAGCTGGAACAGGTTCAGTTGGATAGAGAGGCGGCATTGCTAAAGCTCTATCCCCAGCTTTTCTTGGCGGTAACGAGCCGTGAACAAGCGCTGGCCATTGTTGACGAAATGCAAAATACCGTTATTCCCACATTGCGCAAGGCGCTTTCTGAGGTTGACCGGGCCTATCGCCGGGGGCGCTATTCCTATGTTGAGTTGATCTCTGCCCGCGAGGAATTGCTCGATGCTGAGCGCTCGAGAATTGTGGCGGCACGCTCTGTTCATGTGTACGGAGCGGAAATTGAGAGATTAACTGCCCGGCCATTAGGTGTCGTGGCTGTCGAGAGCAGTAGATGA
- a CDS encoding MFS transporter: MQQSANKAIHKSLNKPLLFTNFFAGDVVAGLGPYLAIYLLSAMHWKPGDIGVVLAIGGVTTVLLQTPAGAFIDSTRFKRGLIATCGIIIGIVSITIVEFTSHKPLIYLSQVLMGGAIAFVAPSIAAITLGVTSDKNFTYQTSANQASNHAGNVFAAGLAAILALTISGQGVFWLMAVMGALMAISVAFIPGKSIDHIRARGGEHKDLEGKAQPSGFKSLLSDRRLVALAVSVFLFHFGNAAMLPLVSQKLSINSNADIAIAFTSACIIAAQFMMMLMSFLCAAKADTWGRKLIFLIGFFINPVRALLFMSTDNPYFLVAIQSLDGVANGIFGVIIILMCADLTRGTGRFNVTQGAMAALVGIGSACSNFSAEYIVQYFGYGVAFLTLGAIALIAGTFFLIFVPETKGATIPKPSAGN; this comes from the coding sequence GTGCAGCAGAGTGCCAACAAGGCCATTCATAAGAGTTTAAACAAACCTCTTCTCTTTACGAATTTCTTTGCTGGAGATGTGGTTGCGGGTTTGGGACCATACCTGGCTATTTACCTGCTCTCAGCCATGCACTGGAAGCCGGGAGATATTGGGGTTGTCCTGGCAATTGGCGGGGTAACCACTGTACTGCTGCAGACACCTGCTGGCGCATTTATCGATAGTACTCGCTTTAAGAGAGGGCTTATTGCCACTTGCGGGATCATTATCGGTATTGTTTCTATCACTATTGTGGAATTTACCAGCCACAAGCCATTGATTTATCTCTCTCAGGTTTTGATGGGAGGCGCAATTGCTTTCGTGGCTCCTTCTATTGCGGCAATCACACTCGGGGTTACCAGCGATAAGAACTTTACCTATCAAACCAGTGCCAACCAGGCCTCCAATCATGCGGGCAATGTCTTTGCTGCTGGGCTTGCAGCGATTCTTGCCCTGACTATTTCCGGGCAGGGGGTGTTCTGGTTGATGGCGGTTATGGGTGCCCTTATGGCGATCTCGGTAGCCTTTATTCCGGGAAAATCTATCGATCATATCCGTGCTCGGGGCGGAGAGCACAAGGATCTAGAGGGCAAAGCACAGCCGTCGGGCTTCAAGTCACTGCTGTCTGACAGGCGCCTGGTCGCTTTGGCTGTCAGCGTGTTTCTATTCCACTTTGGCAATGCCGCGATGTTGCCCTTGGTGAGTCAGAAACTGTCGATTAACTCGAATGCCGATATAGCTATTGCCTTTACATCAGCTTGTATCATCGCCGCCCAGTTTATGATGATGCTGATGTCCTTTCTGTGTGCGGCCAAAGCGGATACCTGGGGGCGCAAGCTAATCTTCCTTATCGGTTTTTTTATCAATCCGGTACGGGCGCTGTTGTTTATGTCTACGGACAATCCGTACTTCCTGGTAGCAATTCAATCCCTGGATGGCGTGGCTAATGGTATATTTGGCGTCATTATTATTTTAATGTGTGCCGACCTGACACGTGGTACGGGCCGTTTCAATGTTACTCAGGGCGCTATGGCCGCCTTGGTGGGAATTGGTTCGGCATGTAGTAATTTTTCTGCGGAATATATTGTTCAGTATTTTGGCTATGGCGTTGCTTTTCTTACTTTGGGAGCTATTGCTCTGATCGCCGGTACATTTTTTCTGATTTTTGTCCCAGAAACGAAAGGGGCAACAATCCCTAAACCATCAGCAGGAAACTGA